From the Methanobacterium sp. BAmetb5 genome, the window GGTTAGTCCATTTACCGTGGTCTGGGTGTCACTCAATAGCTTGGCTGATGAACCACCCTGAATATTGGTTTTGGTGGCCTCCTTGGCCTGGGCCATGGTCGCCCCTACTGCCGCCAGATCTCCCATGGAAACATGCAGGGTGAGACCATCTGAACCGTACAGGCTGGTCAGATACTGCACACTCGATCCACTACTGACAATATCCCCCTGGGAAGTGGCAGTCTGCCAGTCATCGGGATAATTAAAGGTTAAACCATTCTGTGAAAAGGTTTTGGTCAGGGCAGTTGTATCTCCTACGTAGTAGTTAAAGGTGGTTGCATCCGGGAACAGTACAGCCAGTAACCCTATAATAACAATAAGACCCACACAACAACCACCCACAATGGTGAGAACCTTCACCGTGTTGGTCTGTTTACTCCACCAGTTACCTTTTTTAGGTTCTGTTTTTTCTTCTCCGGCCGGAGGAACACTATAAGAATATTTAGGCAGTTTGGTTCCGCACTCCTGGCAGAACTCAGCCGAATCTTCATTTTCACTCTTACAATTGGGACAAATCTTGCTCATAACTATCACCTACATCACTAAAAACCCTGTAAAAAATTACAAACTAGTTATCACTACCCATTTAATTGCTTTAACCACAATAGCTAGGCCAACACCCCCTAAAAGTCCAGTTAATAAGCGTAATGTATTGTTACTCATACGTGACCCCCACAGCTGGGTGAAACCATCTAAAAATGTAGGGATCATCATGAGTATCCCCAGTGCTACCAGGTAAAGGGTGTAGTCAATGTAGAAGAAGTAGGCGTAAATAAAGTATGAAAAGGCACCCAGATAAAATCCAGTACACCGGGCGCAAACCGGGAAGTAAATCCCACGAATATTAAAAGTTCTCCCTGGGATACGATGGCAAATTAAATTTGAAACACTAAAATCGTCTGAAAACATACCAGTGGTGCCCCCCTTCCATTGCATGTTAATTTGATAAAATATTGTTGCCCAGAACTAATATAATTTACTCAGACTTTTTAGAATAAAATTAAGAAAAAAGGAGAAACCCCTTGGTAAAAGATATCCTGGAGTAAAGATATCCCGGAGTGAACGATAACCAGGGGTAATCTACCTATTTGGTGTGTTGAACCATGACCATCAACGCCATGCCCACGGTTTTAACCATTTTCTGTTCCATCTGGATGGTCTTCTTAAGGGCCACCTGTTCGTACTTGACCAGGGCCTTCTTCTTGTTTTTAAGACCAGCCAGGGATAGTACAGCCATACCCACACTGAGGATTGCTCCGAAGATGACCACCAGGTGCAGTCCACTGGTTAAATTGGCAGCAGCCACTCCCTGTAGTTGGCTGGCCTGCATGAGTTCCGGGGATATGGCCAGGTGGATTAAAAGTCCTGCATAACACACAGCAAACACCATCCCCAGGTTACGGGTGGTGGCAATGATACCGGAGGCCACCCCTGATTTTTCAGTGGGTAGCTGGCTCATCAGGGCCTTGTTGGTGGGTGACTGGAACAGGGCCACTCCCAGTCCCATCACTGCCAGGCGGATGAACACATCCCCGGCAGTGGAGTTTACTGTTAACTGGGTCATGGATAATAGGGCCACCGCGGAAACCATGGACCCGGCAAAGGCCGGGATCCGGGATCCGAAGCGGTCGGAGACCATACCACTGATGGGGGCCACCACCATCATCAGGATGGGTGAGGCAGTTAACACCAGTCCGGTGGTGGCCTGGTCCAGGTGGAGGACCTTCTGGAGGTAGAAGGGCACGGCAAAGAACATCATGTACATGCACAGGTAGTTGAAGTGCAGGCTGAGGTTAAAGGCCCCGAAGGTCTTCCTTTTGAAGAGTCTTAAATCCAGGACCGGGTGT encodes:
- a CDS encoding PsbP-related protein; its protein translation is MSKICPNCKSENEDSAEFCQECGTKLPKYSYSVPPAGEEKTEPKKGNWWSKQTNTVKVLTIVGGCCVGLIVIIGLLAVLFPDATTFNYYVGDTTALTKTFSQNGLTFNYPDDWQTATSQGDIVSSGSSVQYLTSLYGSDGLTLHVSMGDLAAVGATMAQAKEATKTNIQGGSSAKLLSDTQTTVNGLTMYKMVFTLTDPTNNQENKVLTAITGKEGQKVYYMQFIAETSVFDNNQKLMDSILNSVKVS
- a CDS encoding DUF2085 domain-containing protein codes for the protein MFSDDFSVSNLICHRIPGRTFNIRGIYFPVCARCTGFYLGAFSYFIYAYFFYIDYTLYLVALGILMMIPTFLDGFTQLWGSRMSNNTLRLLTGLLGGVGLAIVVKAIKWVVITSL
- a CDS encoding MFS transporter gives rise to the protein MMVPINASIINVSLPTISVYFGVALATVQWVLISYLITLLGFVLFFSRLGDFYGQERVYMAGLVGFVATSLLCSLSPSVEALIIFRGLQGLAAAMMISVSMALVRRSFPSHILGRALGIYAVAIAAGLALGPAIGGVISGYLGWRAIFLVNVPTGILDFVFCYQILKRSTRTAVKWDIPGTLLQFLGLFLTVLTLNLVEQASYLFAAFTGVGAVVMLGLFVYQELHCEHPVLDLRLFKRKTFGAFNLSLHFNYLCMYMMFFAVPFYLQKVLHLDQATTGLVLTASPILMMVVAPISGMVSDRFGSRIPAFAGSMVSAVALLSMTQLTVNSTAGDVFIRLAVMGLGVALFQSPTNKALMSQLPTEKSGVASGIIATTRNLGMVFAVCYAGLLIHLAISPELMQASQLQGVAAANLTSGLHLVVIFGAILSVGMAVLSLAGLKNKKKALVKYEQVALKKTIQMEQKMVKTVGMALMVMVQHTK